One Candidatus Eisenbacteria bacterium genomic window, GCAGGTGGGCTTCATCAATCTGTGGTCGACCGTGATCTCGGCGGTGTTCTGCGTCGCCGGCGGGTGGCTCTCGGATCGCTTCGGCCGCCGCATCACGCTCGCGTGGACGATGGCCGCGACGGTGCTGCCGACCCTCTATCTCGCCTACGTGATGCATCAACAGCACTGGATCATGCCGGTGCCGCTCGATGCCGCGAATCGCGCGGTCCCGAGTGCGGTGCTGGTCGGAACCTTCTGGGCGACAGTGCTGATCTACAACGTGTTCCAGGGTCTTTACTACGGCATCCGCACGGCGCTGTTCATGGACGTCACCACGCCTCGAGTGGCGGCGACTCAGTTCACCGCCTACATGGCGCTCATGAATCTCGCAATCTCGTTCAGCGCGCAGTGGCAGGGCTGGGCGGTCGAGCGATTCGGGTATCCGAAGACGCTCGCCGCCGATTGCGTGATCGGACTCGTGTGTCTGGCGTGCCTGCCGTTCATGGGCGCGGTCAAGAAACGCATGGACGCGGGACCGGGTGCTGCGATTCCCGAGGCGATCGCGCCCTAGTCGGGTCGTCGCGACTCTTCGAGTTCCTCGAGCGACCTGGGCCAGTCGCGTTTGAGCAGTCGCGACAGCGCGCGATCCGCGAGCAGACGCCCTCCGGTCTGGCAGCGCGCGCAATAGTTCGTCTCGTGTTCGGCGTAGACGATGCGCTGCACCGGCGCCCCGCACACCGGACACGGCAGCTTGAAACGGCCGTGCACCGCCATCTCGGGGCGAAACGCGGTGACCTTCTCGGGGAACCGATCGCCGCTCTGCGATCGCAGCCGCTCGGTCCACTCGGTCAGCACCTCGCGGGTTGCGTTCCATAGCGTCTCGATCGTTGCGTCGTCCAGTCGCGCGGTGCGGCGCAACGGCGAGAGCCGCGCGCGGTGCAGGATCTCGTCCGAATACGAGTTGCCGATCCCGCTGAACAGACGCGGATCGGTGAGCGCGCGCTTGAGCGTGTGGTCCTCGAGTCTGAGCCGCAGCGCGAACTCTTCACGGCTCGCCTCGAGCGGCTCGAGGCCGCCCGGGTCGAGCGCGCGAAGTTCCGGGGTTCCGGCGAGCACGTGCAGCGCGGCGCGCTGATGGCTCGAAGCCTCGGTCAGGAGCAAGGTGCCGCGATCGAAGTCGAATGCGGCGAGCCCCACCTTGCCGGGAATCGCGACCGGCGTCGCCGCGGCGTCACGCCAGCGGAAGCGCCCCGAGATCATGAGATGGATCGCGAGGAACCACTCGCGCTCGAGTGCGAGCACGATTCGCTTGCCGAGCCGCGTCACACCCGTGACCGCGCGGCCGTCACACGCTTCGAGCGGAGGATCGGCGGTGCGCAACAGGTTCAGGCTGCGCACCCGTACCCGCTCGAGCCGCGCGCCGATCAATCGCCGCTGCAGGTGCTCGACGTAGACGACGACGTCCGGAAGTTCTGGCATGCGGCACGCGGTCCTGCCGCGGGGGCGTGAGGGCTGAGCCCTCACGCCGACCCCGCGATGTGACTAGTCCGAGCTCTTCTCGTGGAACTTGATGCTGCAACCGATCGACTTGGTCTCGGCCAGCGTCACGGCCTTGTTCGAAGCCACCGCGGCCACCGCATTGCGCAGATAGGGTTCCTTCACGGCCTTGGCGTCACGCGAGTTGTCGTCGATCGCGCCGTGATAGACGAGCTTGCCCGCGGCATCGAACAGGAACACTTCAGGCGTGCGCGTCGCACCGAACGCCCGTGCGAGGTTCGAGTGGGCGTCCACCACGTACGGAAACTTGAGTCCGAGCGTCTTCGCGCGGGACTGCATCTGCGCGTAGCTGTCCTCGGCGTTCACGGACGGGTCGTTCGAGTTGATCGCGATCACTCCGATGCCCTGGCCGAGCGCCTGATTGCCGAGCTTGGCGACCCGCGACTCCCACGCCTTGGCGAACGGACATGCGTTGCAGGTGAACACCACCAGCGTGCCCTTCTTGCCGGCGACGTTTGCGAGGGTCAGCGACTTGCCGTCGACGTTCTGCAGTGCGACGTCGGTCTGCGGGGCGACCTCGCCGATCGCGAGCGCGCTCGAATCGGATGCCAGGGTCGTCAACGTGAGCGTGGCGAGCGCGGCCACAGCCGCCAGACGAATCAGAGACTTCATGGAGTGCCTCCGGGGATTGCGGGTGAGGAAGCGAGCAATGGCAGCACCGCCTGTTCGAATCGCGCGTAGTCCGCGCGACCTTCCCAGAACGCGGTGACGTTTCCTTGCGCATCGAGCACCAGAGTGGCGGGCAGCGCTCCACTCCAACGTCCGTCGATGCCGTTGATGAATGCTTGATCGTCGCCGGTCTTGAGCAGCCACGGTTCAGGCGCATGATGCTGCGCGAGAAACGCACGCACCTGCGGAGCCTGGTCGTCGAAGTCGGCGGACACGAACAACACGCGCAGGCCGCGATCGCGATGCGCTGCGGCGAGCCGCACGATGTCGGGGAACTCCTCGCGGCACGGAGCGCACCACGTGGCCCACAGGTTGACGAGGGTCGCGCGACCACCGGCCGCTCGCGCTCGCGCGCGAAGTTCGGCCGCGGTCACACGCTCGAGCGCCGGCCCGATCGAGTCCGCGGCGGCCGCGAGCGTCGAGTCCGAGTGTTCCGACGCATCGTGACCGGCCCGCTCCGGCGAGGCCGAGCAGCCCGCGATCAGCGCGACGCCGGCGAGCGTCAGGCCGCCGGCGAGCCGCACGAGTGAGGTGATGTGTCGCATTGGATCGGAGGATGCCACGGCCGTGCGGTTCGGACTGTCCGCATCTCGCAAAGAGATACGAGCGCCTCAGCTTCGCGCGCCGGCCGCCTCGCGCGATTCGAGTCCGTAGAGCGGCGCGTACTTGCCCCACAGATACGTCATGTACGGCTCGACGCTGAGCGGCCCGCCGGTCACGCGCATCAGCAGCTCATCCGCGGTGAACTTGGAGCCGTGCTGGTAGATGTGGTCGCGCATCCAGCCGTGCAGGTTCGCGAACTCGCCGCGCGCGATGTCGTCGGGGATCGTCGGAAGCGCCTTCAGTGCCGCGGCGTAGAACTGC contains:
- a CDS encoding TlpA family protein disulfide reductase, translated to MRHITSLVRLAGGLTLAGVALIAGCSASPERAGHDASEHSDSTLAAAADSIGPALERVTAAELRARARAAGGRATLVNLWATWCAPCREEFPDIVRLAAAHRDRGLRVLFVSADFDDQAPQVRAFLAQHHAPEPWLLKTGDDQAFINGIDGRWSGALPATLVLDAQGNVTAFWEGRADYARFEQAVLPLLASSPAIPGGTP
- a CDS encoding formamidopyrimidine-DNA glycosylase, which gives rise to MPELPDVVVYVEHLQRRLIGARLERVRVRSLNLLRTADPPLEACDGRAVTGVTRLGKRIVLALEREWFLAIHLMISGRFRWRDAAATPVAIPGKVGLAAFDFDRGTLLLTEASSHQRAALHVLAGTPELRALDPGGLEPLEASREEFALRLRLEDHTLKRALTDPRLFSGIGNSYSDEILHRARLSPLRRTARLDDATIETLWNATREVLTEWTERLRSQSGDRFPEKVTAFRPEMAVHGRFKLPCPVCGAPVQRIVYAEHETNYCARCQTGGRLLADRALSRLLKRDWPRSLEELEESRRPD
- a CDS encoding thioredoxin family protein — protein: MKSLIRLAAVAALATLTLTTLASDSSALAIGEVAPQTDVALQNVDGKSLTLANVAGKKGTLVVFTCNACPFAKAWESRVAKLGNQALGQGIGVIAINSNDPSVNAEDSYAQMQSRAKTLGLKFPYVVDAHSNLARAFGATRTPEVFLFDAAGKLVYHGAIDDNSRDAKAVKEPYLRNAVAAVASNKAVTLAETKSIGCSIKFHEKSSD